ACAGTGCCTCTGCCCTTGGGAAGAGGAAGTCTCTTGGTAAGCCATGGGAACTTTTTAAGCGACCTGAATTTTAGATTTgagcttctctctccccacccagtttttctagtttttctctcTTAGGTCAGTTGAATCTTGTTCCCTGGTCCTAACTCTATTATGACAGTTTTCCTTGACATACTAATCACCTCAGGGATTCATCTCATACTCGAAACCACTAAACTGAATGATAGGGATAGAAcaatgttgaaatgatattttaaggAGTGAGACCTGGGGCTAAAACCGTTCCTTCTAGCATGATCAACTGGGAATAGTCCAGTGGCATTTTCCATGGAaacaacataatttattttttatttaaacaaaacctCTTCTGAATCAGAGTGTTTGGAAAAATTACCACTACCTcccaaaatagttttaaaaggttCTCTGGCAGCTTTGGTTGGCCAACGATAAAGCCACTTTCCCTCCATCTCTGGGTGAGTGGAGGTAATATTCCCTTATGCTTAGAGAGTACTTCAGTAAGGGCACATAAAAAAGTCACGACTCAAGTGGAAGAGGACAGGTCAGCTAAGGGCATGGCTATGGCAGAAGAGGGTCTTTTGGATCTCTGGTCTGAGGCTCATATAAACTTTTCCCATTCATGAACAAACAGCCAAACAGCCAGAACATGTATAAGAAAACCCTTAGCCTGCTCTGATGATTCCAAAGAAATCAACAGGTATTTACTGAATACATTCTGTGTTTTGGTGCTATATGCATACACTTGTGTGtatatttgggggagggggagagatagGAGTATAGGAGCCTGGGCCAAATATAAGACATGGTTCTTGCCATAGAGAACTAAGAGTATGTTTTTTAGTTGAGGaaatcaatttatatatatagtatcatagTATACAAAAAATAGGTGCCATGTACAGTAGAGAATAAAATTGTTATAGAAACTAAATAAAGACAAATTAATGACAGCAGTTAGGAAAGGTTTCAAGAAGCGGGACTTGAGCTGGGCCTTTAAAGAATGGCTTCAGATGGTAGAGAAGAGAGGAGATTAGGAAGATAAGAGGAGTAAGTCAGGTGAAGGCACAGAGAGAGGCAGGGTATGGGCACCAATATATAGATGAGGAGAAAAAGGTATGTCTAGGTCAACTTACATCCCATGTTAGGGATGTAAGTTGCATCTAAAGTTGGGTGGGGCGCATAGTGGAGGGGGTGCAGGCAGTGCTGAGCGCAGGCTCCGAGCAGAGGGGCTGGCAGAGTGCCTTGGGGTGCAGTGTGGGGCACCCGCGAGCCCAGGGCGAGGTGTCCAATGAACAGACGGCGCCCCCGGGAGCCTTGCCCACCGGCAGGACTACAGAATGGTACCCCTAAATGGAGAGAGATTACAGGGCTGATCAGAGAGGACGAGAAACAAGGAAGGCTTCTGAAGGAGAGCATCCTCCGATTCTTCCCCCACCTGAATCCCTGTTGCTATGAAGACCACCAATGGGACTGAGACCTGGTATGAGAGCCTGCACACTGTGTTGAAGGCTCTAAATGCCACTCTTCACAGCAACTTGCTCTGCCGGCCAGGGTCAGACAACCTGACTGAGGAGAGGCGGGCCAGCCTACCTGGCCGCGATGACAACTCCTACATGTACATTCTCTTCATCACGTTCCTATTTGCTGCCACTGTGGGCAGCCTCATCCTCGGATACACCCGCTCCTGCAAAGTGGATAAGCGCAGTGACCCCTATCATGTATACATCAAGAACCAGGTGTCTATGCTCTGATGCTAAGAGCCCGGGGATGGCAGAAGATAAAGATTACTGAGGATTATCTTGTGGGGCCCCCAGAACTCAGCTATGTGTTACATCAGGCCTCAGAATCCTAGTCTTGTAAGATCAACAAGAAACAGTGCTAAGGGAGGTCATTATTGGGGTAGGAGTAGAGGATCTGGCAGACCTAGGCCTTGTGGATAAGGACTTTTTCCAGCAAAGATAGACTACAGACAGTGGGAGCCCTctgaacaaatatataaaagtggcaggaactccctggcggtccagtggttaggactctgcgctctcactgccaagggcctgggttcaatccctggtcggggaactgaaatcccacaagctgtgcagtgtggccagaaaaaaaaaaaaaaaaaaaaaaaaaaaaaaaaaatatatatatatatatataaaagtggcAACAGATGATGACAAATGAGTGTTCTAGTGGCCGGAGTGTTGGGGGCTAGGGGTTAGAGGAAGTTGTAGCAGAGGGAAATGAGACAGGAAAATGCCCTGAGGACACATTTTTGATGTGTTACCTTCAATGACCTGAGAAGCAGCAATGATTATCCCATAACACAGACAGGAAATCTAAGTTatgttacttatttatattttttcacattttatgtttttcagcCCATTTAACATTTGTGATTTTATCCCCTGTGAGGGAAGCAGAGCAAGTGCCATTCTGCCCATTTGGGCCAAAGCAGTGCCATGACTGGAACCCAGGTTCTCTGGTCTCCTTGCCTAGTGCTTTGCAAAACTCTGTGCTACCTAGGAGTGGATCTAggcctgaaacttacataattcTGGGGGGccctccttaaaaaaaagaattttaaaatatcttatttttgcaAGTATTACAAAAACATTTCACCATGTTAATACATTGTTAGGGCCCCTCCTAAGATCTTAAGAAGGAACCATTTGAGTACAGGGCCCTGACTGTTAAGCCTCATTAGCTCCATGGTCCCTGTGCCCCTCCAGCTATGTCCCAGTGCCCTTCCCAGCCCCATCTCCAGTCCTGGGGACTTCACTACCTCTAAGGCAGCCTCTAACATTTTGAATGAATTCTGTGAGAAATTTTCTGATATCAAGTTGAAATCTACTTCTAGAAGATTATTATCACACCTAGAAGATTATTATCACACCTAGAAGATTATCATATTAAAAGAGGCAGGTACCTAATTCAGTGGAAAGAGAACCAGCCCTGATTCTACTACCAGCGTGGTGTATAAACTGGCtagatacttaaaaataaataaataaaataaaataaaataaagttgggtGGACACCATGGGGCTAGGTTATAGAAAGCCTGAAAACCCAAATGTAAATAGCCTTAAAGTAAGAGAAAACAGGAAGATAATGAcagattttgagcagagaagaaTTTCAGGAAGTCTGGCTTTTCGATAGAATGAAAGGTGGATTAGAATGAGAGACGAGTCAAGGAGGCCAGCTAGGAGACTATGGAGGAGTTCAAGCACAGTGACAGTGGATGGcaggaagaacagaaaagaacagaacagtcagaatttgaagaaagaataaaacaact
The genomic region above belongs to Balaenoptera musculus isolate JJ_BM4_2016_0621 chromosome 10, mBalMus1.pri.v3, whole genome shotgun sequence and contains:
- the LOC118901811 gene encoding potassium voltage-gated channel subfamily E member 3-like, which encodes MKTTNGTETWYESLHTVLKALNATLHSNLLCRPGSDNLTEERRASLPGRDDNSYMYILFITFLFAATVGSLILGYTRSCKVDKRSDPYHVYIKNQVSML